CGTCGATGCGAGGAATCTGCCATCGGCTGACCATGCGCAGCTTCTATGCCGAACAGCCCACGGCAGAAAAGGGGGCTGTTGACGAAACGAGGCCCCCGAAGGCGGACTCATGCCCCCGAGGGCATCCGACTCACACCGAGGAGGCCGACTCGGCCGTGCGACGGCGACCGCGTCGAGGAGCCGCGGCTCCCTTCTTTGCGGCCGCCCGAAAGCGGTTGTCGAGCCAGATGAGCGCCGGGCTTGCGATAAAGATCGTGGAGTACGTGCCCACGATGACACCCACGTTCATGGCGAACGCAAAGTCCTTCACGACGCCTGAGCCCAAAACGTTCATGGCCAGCGTCACGAAGAGCAACGTGGCGCTGGTGAGAATCGTCCTCGATAGCGTTTCATTGACCGACTGGTTCACGACGCGATCGAAAGCGCGGTCCTTGAACCTCACAGCGTTCTCCCGGACGCGGTCGAACACCACGATGGTGTCGTTGACCGAGTAACCGATGATGGTGAGGACCGCCGCCAGCGTGGTCAGAGAGAACTCCTTGTAGGTGACCGCGAAGGCACCCACCGTGACAATCGCGTCGTGAAGAAGCGCGATGATGGTCCCCGGACCGAAACGAAAATCGAAGCGGAGCGCTACGTAGAGCACGATCAGCAAAATGGCGCCGAACACAGCCTGAACGCCGTCGTACTGAAGCTGTCGACCGGCCTTGGCACCCACCGACTCGACCTGGGGAATCTCGGCAACCGCCCCCACACCCAACTTGGCCTCGAGCCCCTTGCGCACCTCCACGTCGAGGCCGATGAGCGTGGCCTCGAAGGTGTTGTCGTCAGCGCGACCGAAGGGCTGCACCTGGGTGGTCTCGGTTCCGGCGGCGGTCAAAGCTTCCCGCACACGCGAGGACTCGAGGGTCTTGTCGAAGCGTAGGTAAACCTTATCTCCTCCCTCCGACCATTCGAGCGACTTGAGCTTCGCGTCACCCACTGTGCCGAGGGCCCCTTCGAGCTTCTTCGCTTGGTCCTCGGACAGGACGGATACGGCCCCGATCCGAAGCATGTAGGATCGGCCGGCCTCGGAGGCCTGCCCATAGCGCACGACCTCGGCGCCCTGGAAGCCTGCGGCCTCCATGGCCTGGCGCACATCACCGGGCTCGACCTCCTTCGAGAAGCGCACCAGCAACTCGCTGCCGCCCCGGAAATCCACGCCCCAGTTGAGCATGCTGCCCCGGCCCTTGAAGACGAACGCGTTCAAGGGAAGCATCGCAAGCGAGCCCAGAACGGCGAGCAGCGAGATCGTGATGGACGTCCGCTGCTTACCCACGAACTCGAAGTTCGTACCCTGTTTGATGATTTCGAAAAACTTGTGAGCGGCCATGGGCGCGTTCCTGGTGAGTCGGACTAGATGGAGAGGGTGGCCTTGACGGTTCCGCGACGGCCGAGCAGGAGCTCGAACATCCAGCGCGACATCCACACCGAGGTGACGAGATTGGAGGCGATGCCTACGAGCAGGGTCACGGCGAAGCCTCGAATCGGGCCTGAACCGTAGGAGTAGAGCACCACGCCCGCGACGAAGTTGGTCACGTGTGCGTCGAACACCGTCCAGAAAGCGCGATCAAATCCCGCTTCCACAGCGGTTCGTGCTGTTTTGCCGGCGCGAAGTTCTTCACGGATGCGCTCGTAGATGATGATGTTGGCGTCCACCGCCATACCCACCGTGAGCACGAGCCCCGCGATACCCGGCAGGGTGAGCGCTGCCTCGAAGCCGGCGAGAATCGCGAGCATGAAGAGCAAGTTGAGGAACATGGCAACAATCGCCACGATGCCTGCCACCTTGTAGTAGACGAGCATGAACAAGACGACGGCCACCGAACCCACCAACATCGAGGTGACTGCGCGGTCTACGACGTCACGACCCATCGTCGGGCCCACCTGGGTCTCGAAGGACTTGGTCAGCGGGGCCGGCAAGGCGCCCGAGCGCAGTACGGCCACCAGATCCCTCGCCTCCTGTTGCACCTTCAGGGGATCACCGAACGAACCCAGGGTGATCACCCCACGTCCCGCGATGGTGTCATTGATCACCGGGGCGCTGTTGATCCGGTCGTCGAGCACGATGGCCATCTTCCGACCAATGTTGGCGGTCGTCAGGCGCTCCATGAGCGTGGCGCCCTGCCGGTCCATGGTGAAGAGCACCTCGGGGCGGTTCGTCTGGGGGTCGAAGCTGAGCTCAGCCGAAGACAGATACTCGCCGGTCACAGCGGCGCGCTTTTCCAGCAGGTAGGTGCGCCACTCGCGCCGGGCAGACCCCGGTTTACCCTCGGTGCCGCCGACCTCGACCTCCTCGAAGCCAAACTCGCGGTCTGCGGGCACGGCGAGCTCACCCGAGAGGCCCTTGACGAACGTCTCCAGGGTTTTGCGGTCGGCAGCCTGCAGGTAAAGGTCCTGCTTGGTCTCGTTCGTCTTCTTGTCCCTCCACACGTCGGGGATCACCTGAATCGAGCCGTCTTTGGGCAAGGCGGCTGCGACCTTGGTCATGTAGTCCCCACCGGCCTGCACGATCTTGAACTCGAGCTGGGCCGTCTTGCCGATGATGGTCTTGATGCGCTCGAAGTCTTCGGGCTTGAGGCCCGGCAGCTCGACCACGATGTCGGTGCCGCGCTTGATGATGGTGGGCTCGGCCACGCCGAACTTGTCCACGCGGCCCCGAATCGTCTCGATGCCCTGGCGCAGGGCATAGTCCGCCACCTCGGCCACCTGGTCGGCGTCGATCCGCAAGCGCACGATGCCCGAAGCGGCGTCACGGTCGATGACGTCCAACGAATCCCGGTAGTTCTTCAGGATGTCGTCATCCAGCTTCGCCACCTCCGCGGGTTGGTTGAACGTGAGGATGATGTCCTCACGCCCCTCCCGCGTGACCTTGAAGTCCTTCGTTTTCTCGAGCAAACGCTCTTCGAGGTCGCCGGCGAGCCGATCGACCTTCGAGGACACGGCCTTGTCGACGTTGACCTCGTAGACCAGATGCAGGCCGCCCTGGAGATCGAGTCCCAGCTGCAGCTTGCGGTCGAAGGTTCCCTGCAGGAACCCTGGCAGCGTGAAATTCGGGACGGACGGCGCCAAATAGAGCACCGCGAGGAGCGTGACCGCTCCGAACAGGAGAGATTTCCACCACCAGGAACGTTCCATGATCTGCCTTCGAGGGGATTACTTTTGGGCGGCCTTGTCGCCCTTGTCGTCGGAGGCGCTCGCCGCCGAGGCCGAGACTTTGCCCTGGACTGCGCTTCGAAGCACGCGAATCCGCACGCCTTCTTGCACTTGCAGGACGAGCTCGGTGTCCTTGACGCCCGTGACACGACCAATCATGCCGCCCGTGGTCACCACGTCGTCGCCTTTCTTCAGCTCACCCAGCATGCGCTGGTGCTCCTTCTGCTTTTTCGCCTGGGGCCGCATGATCAGAAAGTAGAAAACGCCGAAGATCAGGATGAGCGGCAAGAACGACATGAGAGGGCTGCCCTGAGGGCCCGCTGGTGCCGCCTGACCGATGCCGAGAATGAAGGTAGTCACGGGCCGGAACGCTTAGCAGAGGGGCGATCGAGGGTCAAGCGACGCAGTTGGCCACGCGCGTCGCTCGACCGCAGCGCACCAGGGGGAATTTTTTGGTCTACACTGCGCCTCCATGAGCTACGGAGAGCTGTTTTCGACCCGACTGGTGGCCGATGAGGATTTCGAGGCGGCGGTCGAACAGGCGACGCGCGAGATCGAAACCGATCCCGACGAACCCGAGGCGTGGTTCAACCGGGGTCAGGCTCAGGCAGGCCTGGGGAAGCTGGAAGAGGCGGCGCAGGACTACGCCCACGCGCTCGGGCTGGACACCTCGGCCAGCAACCTCGACCCCGCCGCCCTCGACGACGAGCTTTTCGAGGTGCTGCGGCGTCTAGCGCTCGCGCACCGTGCAGACCGGGACCAGGCCCTCTCCCACTTTCAGCGCTACCAGACGCTGCTGCCGTCGGGCCGCCACGTGCCCGACGTTCCCAAGTGGGTGGCGCACATCGACGGTGTCGAGGCGGTCTGGGTGCGCGACCAGGCCTAACGCCGCTCATACCTCGGGGTCAGGGAAGGCCACCACGTCCGCGATCTGGGAGGCGCCGAGCGCCCACATCACGAGGCGGTCGATGCCAAGCGCCACACCCGAGGTTTCGGGCATGGTGGCAAGGCCAGCCAGCAGCCGTTCGTCAACGTTGTAAGCCACCTTGTCGCGTCTGTGGCGCTCTTCGGCCTCGGCCTCGAAGCGCCGTCGCTGCTCGACGGCGTCTGTGAGCTCGCCGAACGCGTTCGCGAGCTCGAGTCCGCCCGCGTAGAGCTCGAAGCGCTCGGCCCATGGGGTGCCCGGGCGCACGCGCGCGAGGGCCGCGAGCGGCGCCGGCCAATCGCACACGAAGGTGGGCGGGCCCTGGGCCAGCGCCGGCTCGACATGGTCGAGGAAGATCTGAAAGAAGAGTTCGTCAAAGGTCCGGGCGCCCCGCGGGTCGTGTCCCGCCGTGCGCACCCGCCGCTCGAGCGCGGGCAAATCCTCGTCTCCCTGAAGCTCGACGCCGGCATGCGTTGCCAACAGGGCAGCCACGGTAGTTCGTACGCACTCACCGTCGAAGGGCCGCCCGGACACCGCGGCCGCACGGACGAGCAAGGCCTCGCAGTCGTCCGCAATCGAGGACAGCGGCGCCCGCGCCCGGTACCACTCCGCCATCGTGAATTCGGGCTGGTGGTGAGGGCCCTCTTCGTTCTGGCGAAAGCAGCGGCACACCTGGAATACCCGGTCGTAACCTGCCCCCACGAGCCTCTTCATGTGGTGCTCGGGAGACGTGATGAGGTAGCGCCCCCCTTCGGCATAGAACGCATCGAGGTGCAGCTCTTGGCCGGGGTTGCGCACGCGGGATGGCGTTTCGACCTCGAGAAAATCCTGTGAACGGAAATAGGCCCGCACCTCATCGAGGATGCGGGCCCGCGCCACAAGGGCCTCGCGACGCGCGGCCAAGGCCGGCTCGGCAAGCGCGGGGGATGTGGGAGACAAGGTGCGCCCGGGTGAAGGCCTTCAGGCGCGGCCCACGCGGTCCAGGTACTCGCCCGTCCGGGTGTCCACGCGCACCACGTCGCCCTGGTTGATGAACAGGGGCACCTTGACGGTGGCGCCAGAGGCGAGCTTGGCCGCCTTGGTGACGTTCGTGGCGGTGTCACCTCGCGCGCCCGGCTCGGTCTCGACGATCTCCTGCTCGATGAAGTTCGGCAAGGTCACGCCTACTGCGCGGCCCTGGAAAAACAAAACGTCCACGCTGATGTTCATCGGCATGAAGCCCTTGTCGTCCCCAACGAGGTCGTTCGTGATCTGGACTTGCTCGTAGTTGGTGTTGTCCATGAACACGCAGAACTCACCCTCGTCGTAGAGGTACTGCATGTTCTTCACCTCGACGTCGGCGGCTTCGAGCCGCTCCCCCGAGCGGAGGTTGCGCTCGAGCACGCTGCCCGTGAGCAGGTTCTTCATCTTCGTGCGCGTGAACGCCGTGCCTTTGCCGGGCTTGACGAACTGGAACTCGACCACGGTGTAGGGGTTCCCGTCCATCATGATTTTGAGACCCTTCCGGATCTCCGAGGTATCGTACATTTGGGCCATGGGCCGCCGATCTAACGTGACGGCGTCGGCGGCGTCAACCACGCAGACGCACCAGGCGCCCCGGCGCGGCACGGAAGGCCTCCTCGTCGCGCCCGGCGGAGCCATCCCGAGCTTTACTCCTGAGTCACGCGCGGCCACACTGCGGCCCGTGAAGCGCCCGAAGCTCGAAGCTGGTTCCCCTGCCCTCGTGCTGGCGGCCTGGCGCCCGGAGCTCGCGGCCTTCACGGCGGCCTTCCGCAAAACACGGTCCCGTCCGTTGGTGGTCACCGAGGTCGTGGGCGTGGGATTGGTCGAAGCCGCGCTGGGGGCGGCCCGCGCGATCGCGGCACACCGCCCCAAGGTCGTGTACCTCGTGGGCACCGCGGGAAGCTTGCCGGGCTCCCCGGTCGCCCTGGGCGACGTGGCGGTCATCGACCAGATGACCCTGTGCGAGCCGAACCTGCCCTCCGTCTCCGAGCTGCCGGCGCCGATGCCCACGAAAGCCAGCTGCCACGGCCCGCTCGCCCGTGCCCTCTGCCGCCAGGCCGGCCTGCCTTTGGTCGATGCGATCTGCCCTTTGGCCATCACCCGCGCCCCACGCCGAGCCCACGTCCTGGCGGAGACCGGGGCTGAGCTCGAGACCCTGGAGGCCTTCGCCGTGGCCCGGGCCGCCCGGGCGGCGCGCGTGCGTTTCGTGGCGGTGCTGGGTGTGTCCAACCGCGTAGGCCCTCGGGGCCGGCAGGAGTGGCTGACCCATGGCCCGGCGGCCGTGGCGAAGGCCTGCGAGGTGGTGTGGGGGCACCTCACGCGCCCGCGGAGGGTCACGTCACCTGGTCGATGACGGTCTGTCGGTTCTGGATGCGCTCGATGTTCAGGCGCAAAAGCTCGACCAAGCGCAGGTCTTCGTCGTCATGGCCGCCGGCCGTGTGGGGGGTGATGAAGCAGTTCGGCGCCGTCCACAGGGCGTGCCCGGCCGGTAGGGGTTCGGGCTCGGTCACGTCGAGGTAGGCAGCGGCCAGGTGTCCGCTCTGCAACGCCTGGCCGAGGGCAGCCGTCTCGACCGTGCTGCCGCGGCCCACGTTGTAGAAGTGCGCACCGGGCTTCATGGCCGCGAACCGACCGGTATCGAAGAAGCCGAGCGTGGAGGCGTTGGCCGGCAAGAGGTTCACCACGTGCTCGGCCTGCGCCAGCCAGCGCGCAAACGTGGGCTCTCCGATCGCGGTGGTCGGCACGGGCTCGTGCCCCGTGGGCTGCCGACGGGCAGCCTTGACGCGGGCGCCGAAGGCGGCCAACCGTTCCACCAGCCGGCGGCCTATCGAGCCGAAACCCACCAGCAGCACCTCGCGATCGCGCAGCAGGAACGACCGCGATCGCAGGGGCGCCGTGGGCCAGCCGCGCGGGCCTTTTTGCTCACAGAAAGCCGCCGGGAGGGCCCTCGCCGCGGCGAGCATGAAGGCCAGCACGTGGTCGGCACACGGCTCGTCGTAAACCCACGACGCCTTGGTCATGACCACCCCGCGCGCGGCAAGGCTTGCCTTGAGGTCTTGCCGGTCGTAGGTGGTGTACCCCGCGCTCGTGAGCTGAACCAGCCTCAGACGGTGCGGCCCCATGAGAGCGTCCACCGGCGGCTGACCAAACGCCACGTCGGCTTCGCGCAGCAGGGCGGGATCTGTTTGGCCGTCGGGCGCCCAGTGAAGCCTGTGGGTGGCCAGCAGGGACCGCAGCCGGCCCGAAGCCTCTTCCCCCAACGATTGATTGCACCACACCACGAGCTTCGTCGCCGTCATGGGGCCATGGAACGCGGCCAGCCCCGCGACGTCAAGCCCTCCCCAACGCCCCACACGCTTGACGCGATCCGAGGCGTGCGACAACGTGAGGCTCCATGACGTCTGCGCGCGCCGATCGGGAGCCAGGACTTCCCGGACCTCTGGCCGACATCTTCCGGGAGGTGGCTTCCGAACTGGACGGCGCCACCCTGGTCAGGGCCCGGCTGGCGGACGAGCGGGGCGCGCCTCCCACCGCCCTGCTGGCCGTGGGCAAGGTCAGCTTCCCCATGTTTGCGGGCTACCTGGCGAGCTGCGGGGCTCCCCCCAAGGCGCTGCTCGTGGCGCCCCCCACCCGCTTTCCGGAAGAGCCGAACCTGCCCCCAGGCACCTCGGCGCTGGTCGGCGATCACCCGAACCCCACCCCGCGCTCGGTGGACGCGGGCACGGCCGCGGAAAGGTTCGTGAAGACGCTCAGCCCCGAAGATCGGCTGCTGGTGCTGCTTTCGGGTGGGGGCTCCTCGATCCTGTGCGCGCCGGCCCTGCCCCTCTCTCTCGAAGACAAACGCGCCGCGGTGAAGGCCGTGTCTCGGGCGGGTGCCGCCATTGCCGAACTCAACACCGTTCGCAAGCACCTGTCGCGCATCAAGGGCGGCCAGCTCGGGGCGCTCACCAAGGCGCCCACCCAGGTCTGGGCCCTCTCCGATGTGGTGGGCAACGACCCGGCCACCATTGCCTCGGGCCCATTTTCTGCGGATCCCACGACCTTTGCGCAAGCCAAGGCCCTGCTCGAGCGCTTCGCCCCCGACGCCCCGGCACCCGTCAAGGCCTGGATTGGCGACGGGGTGCGGGGCCTTTCGCCCGAAACGCCGAAGCCCGGAGACGGGCGCCTCGACCACGTGAGGT
The DNA window shown above is from Myxococcales bacterium and carries:
- the secF gene encoding protein translocase subunit SecF, which codes for MAAHKFFEIIKQGTNFEFVGKQRTSITISLLAVLGSLAMLPLNAFVFKGRGSMLNWGVDFRGGSELLVRFSKEVEPGDVRQAMEAAGFQGAEVVRYGQASEAGRSYMLRIGAVSVLSEDQAKKLEGALGTVGDAKLKSLEWSEGGDKVYLRFDKTLESSRVREALTAAGTETTQVQPFGRADDNTFEATLIGLDVEVRKGLEAKLGVGAVAEIPQVESVGAKAGRQLQYDGVQAVFGAILLIVLYVALRFDFRFGPGTIIALLHDAIVTVGAFAVTYKEFSLTTLAAVLTIIGYSVNDTIVVFDRVRENAVRFKDRAFDRVVNQSVNETLSRTILTSATLLFVTLAMNVLGSGVVKDFAFAMNVGVIVGTYSTIFIASPALIWLDNRFRAAAKKGAAAPRRGRRRTAESASSV
- the secD gene encoding protein translocase subunit SecD; this encodes MERSWWWKSLLFGAVTLLAVLYLAPSVPNFTLPGFLQGTFDRKLQLGLDLQGGLHLVYEVNVDKAVSSKVDRLAGDLEERLLEKTKDFKVTREGREDIILTFNQPAEVAKLDDDILKNYRDSLDVIDRDAASGIVRLRIDADQVAEVADYALRQGIETIRGRVDKFGVAEPTIIKRGTDIVVELPGLKPEDFERIKTIIGKTAQLEFKIVQAGGDYMTKVAAALPKDGSIQVIPDVWRDKKTNETKQDLYLQAADRKTLETFVKGLSGELAVPADREFGFEEVEVGGTEGKPGSARREWRTYLLEKRAAVTGEYLSSAELSFDPQTNRPEVLFTMDRQGATLMERLTTANIGRKMAIVLDDRINSAPVINDTIAGRGVITLGSFGDPLKVQQEARDLVAVLRSGALPAPLTKSFETQVGPTMGRDVVDRAVTSMLVGSVAVVLFMLVYYKVAGIVAIVAMFLNLLFMLAILAGFEAALTLPGIAGLVLTVGMAVDANIIIYERIREELRAGKTARTAVEAGFDRAFWTVFDAHVTNFVAGVVLYSYGSGPIRGFAVTLLVGIASNLVTSVWMSRWMFELLLGRRGTVKATLSI
- the yajC gene encoding preprotein translocase subunit YajC, whose translation is MSFLPLILIFGVFYFLIMRPQAKKQKEHQRMLGELKKGDDVVTTGGMIGRVTGVKDTELVLQVQEGVRIRVLRSAVQGKVSASAASASDDKGDKAAQK
- a CDS encoding tetratricopeptide repeat protein; protein product: MSYGELFSTRLVADEDFEAAVEQATREIETDPDEPEAWFNRGQAQAGLGKLEEAAQDYAHALGLDTSASNLDPAALDDELFEVLRRLALAHRADRDQALSHFQRYQTLLPSGRHVPDVPKWVAHIDGVEAVWVRDQA
- the genX gene encoding EF-P lysine aminoacylase GenX encodes the protein MAARREALVARARILDEVRAYFRSQDFLEVETPSRVRNPGQELHLDAFYAEGGRYLITSPEHHMKRLVGAGYDRVFQVCRCFRQNEEGPHHQPEFTMAEWYRARAPLSSIADDCEALLVRAAAVSGRPFDGECVRTTVAALLATHAGVELQGDEDLPALERRVRTAGHDPRGARTFDELFFQIFLDHVEPALAQGPPTFVCDWPAPLAALARVRPGTPWAERFELYAGGLELANAFGELTDAVEQRRRFEAEAEERHRRDKVAYNVDERLLAGLATMPETSGVALGIDRLVMWALGASQIADVVAFPDPEV
- the efp gene encoding elongation factor P, translating into MAQMYDTSEIRKGLKIMMDGNPYTVVEFQFVKPGKGTAFTRTKMKNLLTGSVLERNLRSGERLEAADVEVKNMQYLYDEGEFCVFMDNTNYEQVQITNDLVGDDKGFMPMNISVDVLFFQGRAVGVTLPNFIEQEIVETEPGARGDTATNVTKAAKLASGATVKVPLFINQGDVVRVDTRTGEYLDRVGRA
- a CDS encoding D-2-hydroxyacid dehydrogenase, which translates into the protein MTATKLVVWCNQSLGEEASGRLRSLLATHRLHWAPDGQTDPALLREADVAFGQPPVDALMGPHRLRLVQLTSAGYTTYDRQDLKASLAARGVVMTKASWVYDEPCADHVLAFMLAAARALPAAFCEQKGPRGWPTAPLRSRSFLLRDREVLLVGFGSIGRRLVERLAAFGARVKAARRQPTGHEPVPTTAIGEPTFARWLAQAEHVVNLLPANASTLGFFDTGRFAAMKPGAHFYNVGRGSTVETAALGQALQSGHLAAAYLDVTEPEPLPAGHALWTAPNCFITPHTAGGHDDEDLRLVELLRLNIERIQNRQTVIDQVT
- a CDS encoding DUF4147 domain-containing protein — encoded protein: MTSARADREPGLPGPLADIFREVASELDGATLVRARLADERGAPPTALLAVGKVSFPMFAGYLASCGAPPKALLVAPPTRFPEEPNLPPGTSALVGDHPNPTPRSVDAGTAAERFVKTLSPEDRLLVLLSGGGSSILCAPALPLSLEDKRAAVKAVSRAGAAIAELNTVRKHLSRIKGGQLGALTKAPTQVWALSDVVGNDPATIASGPFSADPTTFAQAKALLERFAPDAPAPVKAWIGDGVRGLSPETPKPGDGRLDHVRYECLAGPENVRDSARRVVQTRGFVGLPLSADVETDVEVLAATYVARAHAESASGGAPRVCVGNGEPSIVVRGQGTGGRATHLALLVAKGINGLAGVRFLAAGTDDRDGSAPAAGAEVHGGTWAEAQRQGLNPQAALDDNDAATVLGALGALVHGPGTSNLLDLHLLGVGI